Proteins encoded by one window of Arachis hypogaea cultivar Tifrunner chromosome 1, arahy.Tifrunner.gnm2.J5K5, whole genome shotgun sequence:
- the LOC112804910 gene encoding probable aspartyl aminopeptidase, translating to MAKQQHKNDVASDLVAFLNASPTAFHAVEEAKNRLRSAGFDQLSEKEVWNLKAGKKYFFTRNHSTIVAFAIGQRYVAGNGFHIVGAHTDSPCLKLKPVTKVTKGGYLEVGVQTYGGGLWHTWFDRDLTIAGRVIIRERKEGSASSYAHRLVRIEEPIMRIPTLAIHLDRNVNSDGFKPNAQSHLLPVLATSVKAELNKAVPENDSAESGKKANDKTDTTNTKHHSLLLQLLANKLGCEPEDICDFELQACDTQPSVIAGAAQEFIFSGRLDNLCMSFCSLKALIDATSSETSLEEETGVRMVALFDHEECGSNSAQGAGSPVMLDAVSRVTNSFRSETQMLEKAVQRSFLVSADMAHALHPNYMDKHEENHQPKLHGGLVIKHNANQRYATNAVTSFIFREIASVHKLPVQDFVVRNDTACGSTIGPILASGVGIRTVDVGAPQLSMHSIREMCAVDDVKHSYEHFKAFFEEFSQLDAKIVVDI from the exons ATGGCGAAGCAACAACACAAGAACGATGTCGCTTCCGATCTTGTTGCCTTCCTCAATGCTTCTCCAACTGCTTTTCACGCCGTCG AGGAGGCGAAGAACCGTTTGCGAAGCGCAGGTTTTGACCAGCTTTCGGAAAAGGAAGTTTGGAATTTGAAAGCTGGAAAAAAGTACTTCTTCACCAGGAATCACTCTACCATCGTCGCTTTTGCCATTGGTCAGAG GTATGTTGCTGGAAATGGTTTCCACATTGTGGGTGCTCATACTGATAGCCCTTGTCTCAAACTCAAGCCCGTCACCAAG GTGACTAAAGGTGGATATTTGGAGGTTGGGGTTCAGACTTATGGTGGTGGCTTGTGGCATACATGGTTTGATAGGGACTTGACCATTGCTGGGAGGGTAATCATTCGAGAAAGAAAAGAGGGTTCTGCCTCTTCTTATGCGCATCGGCTTGTTAGAATTGAGGAACCAATAATGAGGATCCCTACTTTGGCTATTCACTTGGACAG GAATGTTAATAGTGATGGATTCAAACCTAATGCTCAATCTCATCTTCTTCCTGTCTTGGCTACATCGGTGAAG GCAGAACTGAATAAAGCTGTCCCTGAAAATGATTCAGCTGAAAGTGGAAAGAAAGCAAATGATAAAACTGACACTACCAATACTAAACACCATTCTCTTCTACTGCAG TTGCTTGCAAACAAGCTTGGGTGTGAACCAGAAGACATTTGTGATTTTGAATTGCAAGCTTGTGATACCCAACCAAGTGTAATTGCTGGAGCTGCACAGGAATTCATATTTTCAGGACGGCTTGATAACCTCTGCATGTCATTTTGCTCCTTGAAG GCATTGATAGATGCTACATCCTCTGAAACCAGTCTCGAAGAAGAGACTGGTGTTAGAATGGTAGCTTTGTTTGATCATGAAGAATGTGGGTCTAATTCTGCCCAAGGAGCTGGCTCTCCAGTCATGCTAGATGCGGTATCCCGGGTTACAAATTCCTTTAGGTCAGAGACCCAG ATGCTTGAGAAAGCCGTTCAGAGAAGCTTCCTTGTTTCTGCTGATATGGCGCATGCACTACACCCCAATTACATG GACAAACATGAAGAGAACCATCAGCCTAAATTGCATGGAGGGCTTGTCATTAAACACAATGCAAATCAAAGATATGCCACTAATGCAGTCACATCCTTCATATTCAGGGAGATAGCATCAGTGCATAAGCTTCCTGTACAG GACTTTGTGGTTCGCAATGACACGGCTTGCGGTTCAACCATTGGCCCCATTCTTGCAAGCGGCGTGGGCATTCGTACTGTTGATGTAGGTGCACCACAGTTGTCAATGCATAGCATACGAGAAATGTGTGCTGTAGATGATGTCAAGCATTCCTATGAGCATTTCAAGGCCTTTTTCGAAGAATTCTCTCAACTCGATGCAAAGATTGTCGTGGACATATAG
- the LOC140174064 gene encoding uncharacterized protein has product MYDESFMDFKNYFFKVRAVEGARPFFLEANDEPAFSLCWQQNVVVSRYTWEMIDEVEQAFVNVLEDIWGEPPHLDTKKFLGDPSLVRTALEMAKNNDSMKAFKKARKATTAQNISAKVAGEGSFQVLSKPSVPSSPGPRRMIPTPQVRLVDPLQAFAATSSPTGAPPPKKQKTAEPFNLDAPDFDAIEFVDQQIGPYGTMLTDDVSLLRHLNFITRSSVKMAHIGAALYRTAQDLPIHATKAFMEEAKLEFNRMKGLQEELEMKVTKLEKELEGEKASSIALAASVRLAEDTALKHKESYVTTYREMMRLRDYLEYARADYVELQGHLVGSVNAAYENLKEQVRVLAPELDLTLFSLDNIVKDGKIVPDDAADDDVDPPSVPATKSSIAPTPLTPSAEVGHPESKPDCQILNRDDRTVDAVPLQTRPPSPRVDVAEKSLDP; this is encoded by the exons atgtatgacgagtccttcatggatttcaagaattatttttttaaggtcCGAGCAGTTGAGGGAGCTCGGCCGTTTTTTCTGGAAGcaaatgatgagcctgccttttCCTTGTGTTGGCAACAGAATGTAGTGGTGTCTCGATATACATGGGAGATGATcgatgaggtcgagcaggcctttgtaaatGTTTTGGAAGacatttggggggaacctcctcatcttgACACTAAAAAATTTCTGGGGGACCCGTCCCTTGTCCGAACTGCATTAG AGATGGCCAAAAACAATGACTCCATGAAAGCCTTCaagaaggcgaggaaggctacgacggctcaaaacatctcggctaaggtggctggggaggggtcctttcaggttttgtCGAAGCCATCTGTTCCgagctctcctggaccgaggaggatgatccctactcctcAGGTTCGTTTGGTTGATCCTTTACAGGCTTttgctgctacctcttctcctactggcgctcctcctccaaaaaagcaaaaaacagctgagccctttaaccttgatgcccctgactttgacGCTATCGAGTTTGTGGACCAGCAAATTGGTCCTTATGGTACAATGCTTACTGAcgatgtttctcttcttcgccATTTGAATTTTATTACTCGGAGCAGCGTCAAGATGGCACACATAGGTGCGGCTTTATATCGAACTGCCCAAGATCTTCCCATTCATGCTACAAAAGCCTTTATGGAAGAGGCTAAGTTGGAGTTCAACCGGATGAAGGGTTTACAGGAGGAGCTCGAAATGAAAgtgaccaagctggagaaggagttggagggcgagaaggctagttctattgccttggcggcttctgtgaggttggctgaagacacggcattgaagcacaaggagagctatgtcacaacCTATAGGGAGATGATGCGTCTCAGGGATTATTTAGAGTATGCTCGAGCTGATTATgtcgagctccagggtcaccttgtaggtagtgtaaatgctgcttatgagaacctgaaggagcaggttcgggttcttgCGCCCGAGCTCGATCTTACTCTCTTTAGCTTGGACAACATCGTAAAAGACGGAAAAATTGTTCCTGATGATGCTGCTGATGATGATGTCGACCCTCCTTCAGTGCCTGCCACCAAGTCCTCTATTGCGCCGACCCCTTTAACTCCTTCAGCTGAGGTTGGTCATCCTGAGTCAAAACCTGATTGtcaaatcttgaaccgggatgacaggacagtggatgcggtgcctcttcaaACTCGTCCTCCTTCGCCCCGTGTTGATGTTGCTGAGAAGTCTTTGGATCCTTAA